One region of Takifugu flavidus isolate HTHZ2018 chromosome 14, ASM371156v2, whole genome shotgun sequence genomic DNA includes:
- the capn5b gene encoding calpain-5, producing the protein MFSSAKAFEGQHYSTLKRQCLQSGVLFEDPCFTATDDSLFYQGNRIGHVVWKRPREVCEDPHLFVDGISAHDLHQGQLGNCWFVAACSSLASRESLWQKVIPDWKEQEWDTEKPDSYAGIFHFRFWRFGDWVDVVIDDRLPTVDNQLVYCHSDDSNEFWSALVEKAYAKVYGCYEALDGGNTADALVDFTGGVSEPVDLLEGQMASDEVARNQLFERVLKVHNRDGLISCSIRATTVEDMEARLDCGLVKGHAYAVTDVRKVRLGHGLLAFFKSEKLHMIRMRNPWGEKEWSGPWSDSSEEWNKVSKSEREKLGVTVQDDGEFWMTFDDFCQYFTDLILCRLINTSYLSIHKTWEEEVMRGSWTLRQDPLRNRSGGCINHKNTFLQNPQYVFDVKKAEDEVLICLQQKEKRATPKEGKGENLAIGFDIHRVELNRKYRVHSPQQKVAGSIYINSRCVFLRKELKEGRYVIIPTTFEPGQQGEFLLRVFTDVPSDCKELMLDEPPQTCWTGMCGYPQLVTQVHVLNAEGLQGPDSNGAVDPYVIITCEGERVRSPVQKDARSPNFDIKGLFYRKKPKEGIHVEIYNKNMIVDTFLGQVILFSDPNERQEQHTLHLRDRGSRQDNDLPGTLTVSLITSTTLTNI; encoded by the exons ATGTTCTCCTCTGCGAAGGCCTTTGAGGGGCAGCACTACTCCACCCTGAAGAGACAGTGTCTGCAGAGCGGCGTCCTCTTCGAGGACCCCTGTTTCACCGCTACTGATGATTCGCTGTTTTACCAGGGCAACAGGATCGGACATGTGGTCTGGAAGAGGCCCCGG gaGGTGTGCGAGGACCCTCACCTGTTTGTTGACGGCATCAGCGCTCACGATTTACACCAGGGGCAGCTGGGCAACTGCTGGTTTGTTGCCGCCTGCTCCAGTTTGGCCTCCAGAGAGTCTCTGTGGCAAAAA GTCATCCCCGACTGGAAAGAGCAGGAATGGGACACGGAGAAACCCGATTCGTATGCTGGAATTTTCCACTTTCGATTCTGGCGCTTTGGCGACTGGGTGGACGTTGTGATTGATGACCGCCTGCCGACAGTGGACAACCAGCTGGTTTACTGCCACTCCGACGACAGCAACGAGTTctggagcgcactggtggagAAGGCTTATGCCAA GGTTTATGGCTGCTATGAGGCTCTGGATGGGGGTAACACTGCTGACGCGCTGGTAGACTTCACAGGAGGTGTGTCCGAGCcggtggacctgctggagggtcaGATGGCATCAGATGAGGTGGCCAGGAACCAGCTGTTTGAGAGGGTTCTGAAGGTCCACAACAGAGATGGTCTGATCAGCTGCTCCATCAGG GCAACCACAGTGGAGGACATGGAGGCACGTTTGGACTGCGGTTTAGTCAAAGGCCACGCCTACGCCGTTACAGATGTGCGTAAAGTTCGACTCGGTCACGGCCTCCTGGCGTTTTTCAAGTCGGAGAAGCTGCACATGATCCGCATGAGGAACCCGTGGGGAGAGAAGGAATGGAGCGGGCCCTGGAGTGACAG ctcagaggaGTGGAACAAAGTGAGCAAAAGTGAGAGAGAAAAGCTGGGCGTCACCGTCCAGGACGATGGCGAGTTCTG GATGACGTTTGATGACTTCTGCCAGTACTTCACTGACTTGATCCTGTGTCGCCTCATCAACACCTCCTACCTGAGCATCCACAAgacctgggaggaggaggtgatgagggGCTCCTGGACGCTCCGTCAGGACCCGCTCCGTAACCGCTCCGGAGGCTGCATCAACCATAAGAACACCTTCCTGCAGAACCCtcag TACGTGTTTGATGTGAAGAAGGCGGAGGATGAGGTTCTGATCTGTTtacagcagaaagagaaaagggcCACGCCTAAAGAGGGCAAAGGAGAAAATCTCGCCATCGGCTTCGACATTCACCGG gtggagctcaACAGGAAGTACCGCGTGCACTCGCCGCAGCAGAAAGTGGCGGGCTCCATTTACATCAACTCGCGCTGCGTCTTcctgaggaaggagctgaaggagggccGTTACGTCATCATTCCCACCACATTCGAGCCCGGGCAGCAGGGCGAATTCCTGCTCCGAGTCTTCACTGATGTGCCTTCAGACTGCAA AGAGCTGATGCTGGACGAGCCTCCTCAGACCTGTTGGACAGGGATGTGCGGTTACCCTCAGCTGGTCACTCAGGTCCATGTGCTGAACGCTGAAGGTCTGCAGGGTCCAGACTCTAACGGAG CTGTTGATCCCTACGTCATCATCACGTGCGAGGGGGAACGGGTCCGATCTCCCGTTCAGAAGGACGCCCGCTCTCCCAACTTTGACATCAAAGGCCTGTTTTATCGCAAAAAACCCAAAGAGGGGATCCACGTGGAG ATCTACAACAAGAACATGATCGTCGACACCTTCCTAGGTCAGGTGATCCTCTTCAGCGACCCCAACGAGCGCCAGGAGCAGCACACGCTCCACCTCCGCGACCGCGGCAGTCGCCAGGACAACGACCTTCCCGGCACCCTCACCGTCAGcctcatcacctccaccaccctcACCAACATCTGA
- the ompb gene encoding olfactory marker protein b gives MSGELQLPFRPDNQLTEVMRLRVQSLQQRGQKKQDGERLLRPNEAVYRLDFPTQVLRFSRWMVRLARSGRLTITATSQLWTPDLTNLMTRQLLEPAGSFWRGQGEAGGTVVQCYEADAQEFGERIAELAKVRKVMYFLFAFEDGCSPETVDSCITFTSES, from the coding sequence ATGTccggagagctgcagctgccctTCCGTCCAGACAACCAGCTGACGGAGGTGATGCGCCTGCGGGTCCAGTCCCTGCAGCAGCGAGGCCAAAAGAAGCAGGACGGCGAGCGCCTGCTGCGGCCCAACGAAGCGGTGTACCGGCTGGACTTTCCCACGCAGGTGCTGCGTTTCTCCCGCTGGATGGTGCGCCTGGCGAGGTCGGGACGCCTCACCATCACGGCCACCTCGCAGCTCTGGACTCCCGATCTCACTAACCTGATGACCCGCCAGCTGCTGGAGCCCGCTGGGTCTTTCTGGAGGGGGCAGGGCGAGGCGGGCGGCACGGTTGTCCAATGCTACGAGGCTGACGCGCAAGAGTTTGGCGAGAGGATCGCAGAGCTGGCTAAGGTAAGGAAGGTGATGTACTTCCTGTTTGCGTTCGAAGACGGCTGCAGCCCCGAGACGGTGGACAGCTGCATAACCTTCACATCGGAGAGCTGA